In a genomic window of Candidatus Omnitrophota bacterium:
- the plsY gene encoding glycerol-3-phosphate 1-O-acyltransferase PlsY, with product MLWTIAALLLSYLLGSIPTAYLFGKALKGIDIRKVGSGNVGATNALRVLGKRAGITVLFLDILKGFVAIILLGDFFADKPHLLQAQNLRIFMGLCCICGHNWTIFLQFKGGKGIATSFGVLLGLSMRVPGLNIVMGLIILTWFLVFFSFRMVSLASIMAALALPIFCLFFKQPFSLTSLSLLLCIFVIIRHSTNLTRIFQGKEPRLY from the coding sequence ATGCTTTGGACAATCGCCGCGTTACTGCTTAGTTATTTATTAGGCTCTATACCGACAGCTTATCTTTTTGGCAAGGCCCTGAAAGGGATCGATATCCGTAAAGTCGGTTCAGGTAATGTGGGAGCAACCAATGCCTTGCGCGTTTTGGGAAAAAGGGCTGGGATTACAGTTCTGTTTCTAGATATATTAAAGGGTTTTGTCGCCATTATTTTACTGGGAGATTTTTTTGCGGATAAACCTCATTTATTGCAAGCACAGAACTTACGTATTTTCATGGGGTTATGTTGTATTTGCGGCCATAACTGGACGATATTTTTACAGTTTAAAGGAGGAAAAGGAATTGCCACTTCTTTTGGGGTATTGCTTGGCCTCTCAATGAGAGTGCCTGGATTAAACATAGTAATGGGATTAATAATTTTAACTTGGTTTCTCGTTTTTTTTAGCTTCAGAATGGTCTCGTTAGCTTCGATCATGGCAGCCTTAGCCCTGCCAATTTTCTGCCTCTTTTTCAAACAGCCGTTTTCGCTCACATCCTTGAGCTTATTGCTTTGTATTTTCGTCATCATTCGACATTCAACAAATCTAACCAGGATATTCCAAGGTAAAGAACCCCGCCTTTATTAA
- a CDS encoding cellobiose phosphorylase: MEIKSKQAKVKYYLNKQGEFVIQNYNYAKPFANFFPGIAGKYGIPMWVFYVNRGQCISSFGTKDKDQSILEFFPANKSWQFVSAQGFRTFIKIKSAKKLLYYEPFHNGCLNLKYQITNSMRIDSDKLILEEENRTLGIKTRVEYFNIPNDTYAGLSRTVSIENTSPKPRSMEIIDGLPQIVPFGTNNFFLKKLGRTIEAWMNTDNLNNDVPFYKLAVDPSDRPEVVHIEHGNFYMGFHFNGTKSQLIRPIVDPEAVFGAVTDFSYPAQFLAKHKFQYPAQQMTKSKTPSALLLMSLELGAKEQKTFYSVIGQVRDTKTLNSSVGKIMKFGYIETKMKESSKLIRELKDDILTQSSSKAFDLYAGQTYLDNIMRGGYPEVFKSGVVFYLYSRKHGDLERDYNKFVLQPTYFSQGNGNYRDTNQNRRNDPWFNPEINDENIVFFMNLIQADGFNPLIVKGESFLLKDNLDLYRLLAAVAEKNDIDKLSAFFKKTFTPGELIIFIEDNKIKLKCSYDDFLNLILSSALKSQEAEHAEGFWTDHWTYNLDLIDSYLGIYPERFNELFFHRKVFSFYDNAELVRPRSERYVLYNGLPRQLHSLVLDATKKEILRKRLDNPHLLRAQSGSGQIYYTTLIAKLLCLAANKLASLDPFGTGIEMEANKPNWFDSLNGLPALLGSSSCETFELKRLLKMIKGALENSKINEIELADEISNFIEGLSLLFSEDDFTYWDKSNALKETYRSNIRLGFSGISVNLAVAKLISFVDAALKKVELGLSKAFNSRQGIYNSYFINEITEYDLIDDHRIKPKKFTQKTVPLFLEGQMHALRLTEDKKHLLSLHKSTKKSALFDKKLRMYKVTSNLGSMPEEIGRCRVFTPGWLENESIWLHMEYKYILELLKGGLIDEFYAEFKNVLIPFQDPQRYGRSILENSSFLVSSVFADKKLHGNGFVARLSGSTAEFLNIWLIMNAGACPFSLDNNGELNLTFKPNLAGWLFDRNGKYAFNFLSQIRVTYHNPKRKNTFGKNAAKISKIIIFENDHPIEIKSATLGPLYAQKVRSRQIKQIDIYLE; encoded by the coding sequence ATGGAAATAAAATCTAAGCAAGCAAAAGTAAAGTATTATTTAAATAAACAGGGCGAATTTGTTATCCAAAATTACAATTACGCCAAACCTTTCGCTAACTTTTTTCCGGGGATTGCCGGAAAATACGGGATCCCCATGTGGGTCTTCTACGTTAACCGCGGCCAGTGTATCAGCAGCTTCGGCACCAAGGATAAAGACCAGTCGATTTTAGAATTCTTTCCGGCGAATAAATCCTGGCAGTTTGTTTCTGCCCAAGGATTCCGCACCTTCATTAAAATTAAATCCGCAAAAAAACTTCTCTATTACGAGCCGTTTCACAACGGCTGCCTGAATTTAAAGTACCAGATAACCAACTCTATGCGTATAGATTCGGATAAACTCATTTTGGAAGAAGAAAACCGGACATTAGGGATAAAAACACGCGTAGAATATTTTAATATTCCTAATGATACCTACGCCGGCTTAAGCCGGACCGTTTCTATTGAAAATACGTCGCCTAAACCCAGGTCCATGGAGATTATTGACGGTCTGCCGCAGATTGTCCCTTTTGGCACGAACAATTTTTTCCTGAAGAAACTCGGCCGCACTATCGAAGCCTGGATGAATACCGATAACCTGAATAATGATGTCCCTTTTTATAAATTAGCAGTTGACCCTTCGGACCGGCCGGAGGTAGTGCATATTGAGCACGGGAATTTTTATATGGGTTTTCATTTTAATGGTACCAAATCCCAACTTATCCGGCCAATAGTCGACCCTGAAGCTGTTTTTGGGGCAGTAACCGATTTCTCTTACCCTGCCCAATTCCTGGCCAAGCATAAATTTCAATATCCTGCCCAGCAAATGACCAAAAGTAAAACTCCCAGCGCTTTGCTTTTAATGAGCCTTGAGCTGGGGGCCAAAGAGCAAAAAACATTTTATTCGGTAATCGGCCAGGTCCGCGACACCAAAACTTTAAATAGTTCGGTTGGAAAAATTATGAAATTCGGTTACATAGAAACCAAAATGAAGGAAAGTTCCAAACTAATCCGGGAATTAAAAGATGATATTTTAACTCAAAGCAGCTCTAAAGCTTTTGATTTATACGCCGGACAGACTTACCTGGATAACATTATGCGCGGCGGCTACCCGGAAGTTTTTAAATCCGGGGTGGTTTTTTATCTTTATTCACGTAAACACGGTGACCTGGAAAGGGATTACAATAAGTTTGTGCTCCAGCCGACTTATTTTTCCCAAGGCAACGGTAATTACCGCGATACAAACCAAAACCGGCGCAATGATCCCTGGTTTAATCCTGAGATAAACGATGAAAATATTGTCTTCTTCATGAATCTAATCCAGGCTGACGGTTTTAATCCCCTGATCGTAAAAGGCGAAAGTTTCCTGCTCAAAGACAACCTGGATCTTTACAGGCTGCTGGCAGCCGTGGCTGAAAAAAATGATATCGATAAACTTAGCGCCTTTTTTAAAAAAACCTTCACCCCAGGTGAGTTAATTATCTTTATTGAAGATAATAAAATAAAACTTAAATGTTCTTATGATGATTTTCTAAATCTGATACTCTCTTCCGCGCTAAAATCACAGGAAGCTGAGCATGCTGAAGGCTTTTGGACTGACCACTGGACCTATAACCTGGACTTAATCGACAGTTACCTGGGGATTTACCCTGAAAGATTTAATGAATTATTCTTTCACCGAAAAGTTTTTTCCTTCTATGATAACGCCGAATTAGTCAGGCCGCGCAGCGAAAGATACGTCCTTTATAACGGCCTGCCGCGCCAATTGCACTCCCTTGTGCTTGATGCCACCAAAAAAGAAATACTGCGCAAACGTTTGGATAATCCGCATCTTTTAAGGGCACAGTCCGGCAGCGGCCAAATCTATTACACTACCCTTATCGCTAAACTTCTGTGCCTGGCGGCGAATAAATTGGCCTCCCTTGACCCTTTTGGTACCGGTATCGAGATGGAAGCCAATAAACCTAACTGGTTTGATTCTCTTAACGGGCTGCCGGCGCTTTTGGGTTCCTCCAGTTGTGAAACCTTTGAACTAAAACGCCTGCTTAAGATGATCAAAGGGGCGTTAGAAAATTCAAAGATTAATGAAATTGAACTTGCCGATGAAATCTCTAATTTTATCGAGGGGCTCTCTCTCTTGTTCTCTGAGGATGATTTTACTTATTGGGATAAGAGCAATGCGCTAAAAGAAACATACCGTTCTAATATACGCCTTGGTTTTTCCGGGATTTCGGTAAATTTGGCCGTTGCCAAGCTTATTAGTTTTGTGGACGCGGCATTAAAGAAAGTTGAGTTGGGATTAAGCAAAGCTTTTAACAGCAGGCAAGGGATTTATAATTCATATTTTATTAATGAGATTACCGAATATGATTTGATTGATGATCACCGTATAAAACCGAAAAAATTTACCCAAAAAACAGTCCCTCTCTTTCTTGAAGGCCAAATGCATGCCTTAAGGCTTACCGAAGACAAAAAACATCTCTTGTCTTTGCATAAATCAACCAAGAAAAGCGCGCTTTTTGATAAAAAACTTAGAATGTATAAAGTGACTTCCAACCTTGGTTCTATGCCGGAAGAAATCGGCAGATGTCGGGTATTCACTCCCGGTTGGCTGGAAAATGAATCCATCTGGCTGCATATGGAGTATAAATATATCCTGGAGCTGCTTAAAGGCGGGTTGATTGATGAATTTTACGCGGAATTTAAAAACGTGCTCATCCCTTTCCAGGACCCGCAAAGATACGGGCGCAGCATACTTGAAAATTCCTCTTTTCTGGTAAGCAGCGTGTTTGCCGATAAAAAATTGCACGGAAACGGATTTGTCGCCAGGCTCTCCGGCTCAACCGCGGAATTCCTGAATATCTGGTTGATCATGAATGCCGGGGCCTGCCCATTTTCTTTAGATAATAACGGAGAGCTTAATTTAACATTTAAACCAAACCTGGCCGGCTGGTTATTCGATAGGAATGGAAAATATGCTTTTAATTTCTTAAGCCAAATCCGGGTAACTTACCATAATCCGAAAAGAAAAAATACTTTTGGAAAAAACGCGGCAAAAATTTCCAAAATAATCATTTTTGAAAACGATCACCCTATAGAAATAAAATCCGCAACGCTTGGCCCGCTTTATGCCCAAAAAGTAAGATCACGCCAAATTAAGCAAATCGATATTTATCTTGAATAA
- a CDS encoding CDP-alcohol phosphatidyltransferase family protein, giving the protein MNIANKISTFRILSVPFFIACLLYYAPERAYLKDLALVIFILGVISDGLDGFIARKAKIQSKAGLILDPLGDKFLLMSAFIFLSPISRLELKFPLWVSFIVISRDLIIIMGAVVIYMVKQCIDVYPTKWGKLTTTFQMLSVICILLQWRLVALIWWLAVIFTVISGIDYVKRGFKILYALDNRRVTA; this is encoded by the coding sequence ATGAATATAGCCAATAAAATTTCGACATTTCGTATTTTAAGCGTGCCATTTTTTATTGCCTGCTTGCTATACTATGCGCCAGAAAGGGCCTATCTAAAAGACTTGGCCTTAGTCATATTTATCCTAGGAGTAATCTCTGACGGCTTAGACGGTTTTATCGCCAGAAAAGCCAAAATACAATCAAAGGCCGGATTGATTTTAGACCCGTTAGGGGACAAGTTTTTATTAATGAGCGCATTTATATTCCTGTCTCCGATAAGCAGATTAGAGTTGAAGTTTCCGCTTTGGGTTAGTTTTATCGTGATTTCGCGGGACCTGATCATAATTATGGGGGCAGTGGTTATTTATATGGTCAAACAGTGTATTGATGTTTATCCTACAAAATGGGGGAAACTTACAACTACATTCCAGATGCTTTCGGTTATTTGTATTTTATTACAATGGAGGCTGGTTGCCTTGATTTGGTGGTTGGCGGTGATTTTTACCGTTATTTCGGGGATAGATTACGTAAAGAGAGGATTTAAAATTCTATATGCTTTGGACAATCGCCGCGTTACTGCTTAG
- the gatC gene encoding Asp-tRNA(Asn)/Glu-tRNA(Gln) amidotransferase subunit GatC yields the protein MPIDQETVKHIAHLSRIELQPNELEKLSGQLDGILGFIDKISNLNIDRVNPTSHILPISNVLREDTPRASLSPEKALENAPSKKGSFFSVPKIIE from the coding sequence ATGCCAATAGATCAAGAAACGGTTAAACATATCGCGCATTTATCGCGTATCGAATTGCAGCCTAATGAGTTAGAAAAATTATCCGGACAGTTGGATGGCATACTGGGTTTCATCGATAAAATAAGTAATTTGAATATAGACAGGGTTAACCCTACAAGCCATATCTTACCAATCAGCAATGTGTTGCGGGAGGATACGCCCCGCGCTTCTTTATCCCCGGAAAAAGCTCTGGAAAATGCACCGAGCAAAAAAGGGAGCTTCTTTAGTGTCCCAAAGATAATCGAATAA
- the gatB gene encoding Asp-tRNA(Asn)/Glu-tRNA(Gln) amidotransferase subunit GatB: MNYQTVIGLEVHLQLKTKTKAFCGCAIDFGKAPNSGTCPVCLGFPGSLPVYNKEALNSAIKVALAFNCQIQEHTKFDRKNYFYPDLPKNYQISQFDLPLSRNGQLIIFDQDHQPKRIGITRIHLEEDAGKLIHEADSSLVDFNRTGIPLLEIVSEPDLNSPQEAFDYLSSLKSILEYLDVSDCDMEKGSLRCDANISLRPQGAKELGVKTELKNMNSFKGVKDALTFEVKRQTELLQSGQSWQQETRLWDAQKGLTVSMRSKEGAKDYRYFPDPDLAVFIIDAPMISRIKAGLPELPQEKMRRFMQEYALSEYDAKILTSSKKFADYAEECMKIFPDKDKKPIANWLIGPFTSVISNLADQAKQEYIQSKNLVELVELVEKKQIISNLTGKIVLEEMFATGNTARAIITEKNLAQISDTGSLEIIVQEVINENPKSVSDYSAGKTNALMFLVGQVMKKSAGKANPKVVTDLIKRRLS; the protein is encoded by the coding sequence ATGAACTACCAGACAGTCATCGGTTTAGAAGTCCACCTGCAATTAAAAACTAAAACCAAAGCGTTCTGCGGTTGCGCCATTGATTTTGGAAAAGCCCCTAATTCCGGCACTTGTCCGGTATGCCTGGGATTCCCCGGATCGCTTCCGGTTTATAATAAGGAGGCGTTAAATTCGGCAATCAAAGTGGCTTTGGCTTTTAATTGCCAGATACAGGAACACACGAAATTTGACCGCAAAAATTATTTTTATCCGGATTTACCGAAGAACTACCAGATTTCGCAATTCGACTTGCCTTTATCGCGCAACGGCCAGCTGATTATTTTCGACCAGGATCATCAGCCCAAGCGTATCGGCATTACCAGGATACATTTAGAGGAGGATGCCGGCAAGCTTATCCACGAAGCGGATTCCAGCCTGGTAGATTTTAACCGCACCGGAATCCCCCTGCTTGAAATTGTCAGTGAACCGGATTTAAACAGCCCCCAGGAAGCTTTTGATTATTTGAGCAGTTTAAAAAGCATCCTTGAATACCTGGATGTATCTGATTGCGATATGGAAAAGGGCTCTTTGCGCTGCGATGCCAATATATCTTTGCGGCCGCAAGGCGCCAAGGAATTAGGGGTCAAAACGGAATTAAAAAACATGAACTCTTTTAAAGGGGTTAAGGATGCTTTAACTTTTGAAGTCAAGCGTCAGACGGAATTGCTACAATCAGGGCAAAGTTGGCAGCAGGAAACCCGGCTTTGGGACGCGCAGAAAGGACTGACCGTATCTATGCGCAGCAAAGAAGGGGCAAAAGATTACCGGTATTTTCCTGATCCGGACCTGGCAGTTTTTATCATCGATGCGCCGATGATTTCCCGAATAAAAGCCGGACTGCCGGAATTGCCTCAGGAAAAAATGCGGCGGTTTATGCAGGAGTATGCGTTATCCGAATATGACGCTAAAATTTTAACTTCTTCCAAGAAATTCGCCGACTACGCAGAAGAGTGCATGAAGATTTTCCCGGATAAAGACAAAAAGCCGATTGCGAATTGGTTGATTGGCCCGTTTACATCTGTTATATCCAATCTTGCCGATCAAGCCAAACAAGAATACATCCAATCAAAAAATCTTGTCGAATTGGTTGAACTGGTTGAAAAAAAACAAATTATTTCTAATCTTACCGGTAAAATTGTTTTAGAAGAGATGTTCGCAACCGGGAACACGGCAAGGGCAATAATAACCGAAAAAAACCTGGCGCAGATTTCAGATACAGGCAGTCTTGAGATAATTGTGCAGGAAGTCATTAATGAAAACCCTAAGTCGGTGAGTGATTACAGCGCGGGAAAAACAAACGCGCTGATGTTCTTAGTCGGACAGGTGATGAAAAAGAGTGCCGGTAAGGCTAATCCTAAGGTGGTCACAGATCTGATAAAGAGGAGGCTGTCTTGA
- the gatA gene encoding Asp-tRNA(Asn)/Glu-tRNA(Gln) amidotransferase subunit GatA, with the protein MELNQLTAHELLDKLASKKATPEALYDSLYGRIQKTESLVKAYVRAEVDRQTIFSSPGALKGLPITIKDNICTEGLKTECCSKILKDFRPPYDATVIAKLKKSGAGIFPLKANMDEFAFGSSTENSFFGPTANPWNLASVPGGSSGGSAAAVASDEAIWALGSDTGGSIRQPASFCGVVGLKPTYGRVSRFGLIAFASSLDQIGPITKDVEDAAILTKIISGYDPNDSTSVNLDVPDYTQSLTNDIKGLKIGIPKEYFVEGIDQEVKAVIEEAINKLKSLGAVSRPVSLPHTEYAVPVYYIVATAEASSNLARFDGVQYGYRAKSDNLIQMYKLTRAQGFGDEAKRRILLGTFVLSHGYYDAYYLRALKVRTLIKQDFDRAFSDFDCIVAPVSPTAAFKIGERTEDPLKMYLSDIYTISVNLAGIPAISVPCGFTKKGLPVGLQIMAKPFDEEMLFRVAHAFEQNTQWHKLKPKL; encoded by the coding sequence ATGGAATTAAATCAGCTGACTGCCCACGAATTATTGGATAAACTCGCAAGTAAAAAGGCTACCCCGGAAGCCCTTTATGATTCTCTTTATGGCCGCATTCAAAAGACTGAAAGCCTGGTTAAGGCCTACGTCAGGGCCGAAGTTGACAGGCAGACAATTTTTAGCTCACCGGGTGCACTCAAGGGTTTGCCGATTACCATTAAGGATAATATCTGCACCGAGGGGCTAAAAACCGAATGTTGCTCAAAAATCCTCAAAGATTTTCGTCCGCCATATGATGCCACGGTTATTGCCAAATTAAAAAAATCCGGGGCCGGGATCTTTCCTCTAAAAGCGAATATGGATGAATTCGCTTTTGGTTCATCAACGGAAAATTCATTTTTCGGGCCCACGGCCAATCCCTGGAATTTAGCATCTGTGCCCGGAGGTTCTTCCGGAGGTTCAGCGGCTGCCGTGGCCAGCGATGAAGCGATCTGGGCTTTAGGCTCGGATACGGGCGGATCAATCCGCCAGCCGGCATCTTTCTGCGGTGTGGTAGGGTTAAAACCTACTTATGGCCGCGTTTCACGTTTCGGGTTAATCGCTTTTGCTTCCAGCCTTGATCAAATCGGGCCGATTACTAAAGATGTGGAAGACGCGGCAATCCTGACTAAAATTATTTCCGGTTACGATCCTAATGATTCAACATCGGTTAATCTGGATGTTCCGGATTACACGCAAAGCCTGACTAATGATATTAAGGGTTTAAAGATCGGCATACCCAAAGAGTATTTTGTTGAAGGCATAGACCAGGAGGTTAAAGCCGTTATCGAAGAAGCTATTAATAAACTTAAAAGCTTGGGCGCTGTTTCCAGGCCGGTTTCATTGCCGCACACAGAGTACGCGGTGCCGGTTTATTATATTGTTGCTACTGCCGAAGCCAGCTCAAACCTGGCAAGGTTTGACGGTGTCCAATACGGATACCGGGCAAAGTCGGATAATTTAATCCAGATGTATAAGTTAACCCGCGCCCAGGGTTTTGGAGATGAGGCCAAGCGCAGGATACTTTTAGGTACATTTGTCTTGTCGCATGGATATTATGACGCCTATTATTTACGGGCTTTAAAAGTGCGGACATTGATCAAGCAGGATTTTGACCGGGCCTTTAGCGATTTCGACTGTATCGTTGCTCCGGTATCTCCGACTGCGGCTTTTAAAATCGGCGAAAGAACAGAGGATCCCCTAAAAATGTATCTTTCTGATATCTATACCATATCAGTAAACCTGGCCGGAATTCCGGCAATATCTGTTCCCTGCGGGTTTACCAAAAAAGGCTTACCCGTAGGCCTGCAGATTATGGCCAAGCCATTTGATGAAGAGATGCTTTTCAGGGTAGCACATGCTTTTGAACAGAACACGCAATGGCATAAACTTAAACCAAAATTATGA
- a CDS encoding tetratricopeptide repeat protein: protein MKKLLFKYSGRALASLALLSLSAGLVFAQSQAADYLCELGKTFYSLGKVDDALSEFHKALLADPANETAKLYINKIFNQNLNSSSENMAPVSAPVLEANNSTEPKKYMSKEQAMDEAMLKMEPNTASKKESKGIKAGPLTISGQMQLSFGVTADDFIWKRANFDLNEKSKSWRMSSEAGFNNRFNTFDPRIYDGLAVNLDTENKEGFNLHSNLTVDPWSFTGKSSKTTITNGGDPAEVELLYWSNTGLVVNHTVYGALKGTTLNIPELKVVDEKTTATTINGFNIPSMKIQRQFQPVRELWMDYANDQIKFRAFPMGLQDQAYSSDDPMGISNHHIWWKDSSWLRSYTPGAAHSGNTPVDFTKGIWDDSLSFLTKDSTGKYLTALRGFSFSFLPDEKSSFDTTFATPKHLWQDYGQADNVINASRLKHYFTDNFMAGATFTSRTGFITEPNQKLDSQNYVGGVDIGYEMTEGLKAQAEVLSSQSFYDMSNSVFKTQARGNAYYFSFISRYPQKSLMDLKYGYDEIALDKDEDYLLKSKFYLSRMDRGFDSSLSSYHETRQDTFWSRHIHFRKPMDYYSAGLYDSTTNWGELNSTRIGDGIDAGRNTIGFRVESSLKDKVYNLFDVRNVHNVNGKFIENVVRDEATVGVTDKLSAKILGIYQKLPRTLGGTDPFIYDGNTGNFFLNAAVPDGNNPSIITGSFGLNYDFFDWLSLNGIYERTNDYYLAYDGFPANTLRDDTNLFGRFHQNDNLYSFKQPFLYSQGGFPQAPYEYYNVFKTGLRIMPINNLELYLDYTRNQFESAAQNSDGMNHVGIEMTYMPTKKFGMALKYTYSRWQDTDRLVAGNTNPLGHHNFFGEFRYLPSRDDEFILQYGEGNTSNLGNFSLDPYGGTSLTIDTAHILRAYYRRKF from the coding sequence ATGAAAAAGCTATTATTCAAATACAGTGGCAGAGCGCTAGCAAGTTTGGCGCTTTTATCTTTATCGGCTGGTTTGGTTTTTGCCCAAAGCCAGGCGGCAGATTATCTTTGTGAATTGGGTAAAACTTTCTATTCTTTAGGCAAGGTTGACGATGCCCTTTCCGAATTTCATAAGGCCCTTCTGGCGGATCCTGCCAATGAAACTGCCAAATTGTATATTAATAAAATTTTTAATCAAAACTTGAATTCTTCTTCTGAAAATATGGCCCCCGTAAGCGCTCCTGTCTTAGAAGCTAACAATTCAACTGAACCCAAAAAATATATGAGTAAAGAACAGGCTATGGATGAGGCGATGCTTAAGATGGAACCCAATACTGCCTCAAAAAAAGAGAGCAAAGGAATAAAGGCCGGGCCGCTTACCATAAGCGGACAGATGCAATTAAGCTTTGGCGTAACTGCCGATGATTTTATCTGGAAAAGGGCTAATTTTGATTTAAATGAAAAATCGAAAAGCTGGCGGATGAGTTCAGAGGCGGGTTTTAATAACCGGTTCAATACTTTTGATCCCCGGATCTACGATGGCTTAGCTGTTAATTTAGATACGGAAAATAAAGAAGGCTTCAATCTTCATTCCAATCTTACGGTTGACCCCTGGAGTTTTACCGGTAAGAGCAGTAAAACTACCATTACCAACGGTGGAGACCCCGCCGAAGTAGAATTATTATATTGGTCAAACACCGGGCTTGTGGTAAATCACACTGTTTACGGGGCGCTGAAAGGAACCACTCTTAATATTCCGGAGCTAAAGGTTGTTGATGAAAAAACTACCGCGACCACGATTAATGGCTTTAATATCCCGAGCATGAAGATCCAGCGCCAGTTTCAGCCGGTGCGTGAATTATGGATGGATTACGCAAATGACCAGATAAAATTCCGCGCTTTCCCCATGGGCCTGCAGGATCAGGCTTACAGTTCCGATGATCCTATGGGAATCAGCAATCACCATATCTGGTGGAAGGATAGCAGCTGGCTGCGTAGTTATACCCCCGGAGCGGCCCATTCCGGAAACACTCCCGTTGATTTTACCAAAGGCATTTGGGATGATTCCCTTTCATTTCTGACCAAAGATTCTACCGGCAAATACCTTACGGCTTTAAGGGGCTTTTCTTTTAGCTTTTTACCGGATGAAAAATCTTCATTCGATACAACCTTTGCCACTCCTAAGCATCTCTGGCAGGATTACGGACAAGCGGATAACGTGATTAATGCCAGCCGTCTTAAACATTATTTCACTGATAATTTTATGGCTGGGGCAACCTTTACCAGCCGCACGGGCTTTATCACTGAACCTAACCAGAAGCTAGACAGCCAGAATTATGTTGGCGGAGTAGATATTGGTTATGAAATGACCGAAGGATTAAAAGCACAGGCTGAAGTTTTATCCTCCCAATCTTTTTATGATATGAGTAATTCCGTTTTTAAGACACAGGCCCGCGGCAACGCCTATTATTTTTCATTTATCAGCCGTTACCCCCAGAAAAGTTTAATGGATTTAAAATACGGTTACGATGAGATAGCTTTGGATAAAGATGAAGATTACCTGCTGAAATCCAAATTTTACTTAAGCAGGATGGACCGCGGATTTGATTCTTCTCTTTCCAGTTACCATGAAACCCGCCAGGATACCTTTTGGTCAAGGCATATTCATTTTCGTAAACCAATGGATTATTATTCCGCAGGATTATACGATTCTACTACTAATTGGGGGGAGCTTAATTCAACACGGATTGGTGATGGCATTGATGCCGGCAGAAATACCATTGGTTTTCGCGTTGAATCATCCCTGAAAGATAAAGTCTATAACCTTTTCGACGTACGCAATGTCCATAATGTTAACGGTAAATTTATCGAGAATGTGGTGCGCGATGAAGCAACGGTAGGAGTTACGGATAAATTAAGCGCCAAAATTCTGGGTATTTACCAGAAACTTCCGCGTACCCTTGGCGGGACCGATCCGTTTATCTATGACGGCAATACCGGTAATTTTTTTCTCAATGCCGCTGTCCCCGATGGGAATAACCCGTCGATTATCACCGGATCCTTTGGCCTTAATTATGATTTCTTTGATTGGTTAAGTTTAAACGGTATTTACGAACGCACCAATGATTATTATCTGGCTTATGATGGTTTTCCGGCCAATACTTTACGCGACGATACCAATTTATTCGGTAGATTTCATCAAAATGATAACCTTTACTCATTTAAACAGCCGTTTCTTTATAGCCAAGGCGGGTTTCCTCAAGCCCCATACGAATATTATAATGTTTTTAAGACCGGCCTAAGAATAATGCCGATTAATAACCTGGAGCTTTACCTTGATTATACGCGTAATCAATTCGAGAGTGCCGCCCAAAACTCGGATGGGATGAACCATGTTGGCATTGAAATGACTTATATGCCAACTAAGAAGTTCGGAATGGCTTTAAAATATACTTACTCCCGGTGGCAGGATACTGACCGGCTGGTTGCCGGCAACACTAACCCGCTTGGCCACCATAATTTCTTCGGTGAATTTAGATATCTGCCTTCCAGGGATGATGAATTTATCCTGCAATACGGAGAGGGCAATACCAGTAATTTAGGTAACTTTTCCCTTGATCCTTACGGAGGCACCTCCCTCACCATTGATACTGCGCATATCTTGCGCGCCTATTACCGCAGAAAGTTTTAA